Proteins encoded together in one Aeromonas encheleia window:
- the lfgL gene encoding lateral flagellar hook-associated protein LfgL has protein sequence MRISTNQIQLSMLDNLQHGFGEYARLDRQISSNKRILQPSDDPVGSVQLLGLKKEQTAMEQYQKNIANAKSQLSQGEIQLETMTNMLSRLRELTQTAANGSLSEDDRRAVASETAIIKDGLLDLANARNESGSSLFGGSQVDKTPIVKGPGGDYSYQGDALVREVGIARGVTVELNHTADKLFIQNGDFFKQLDEMVTAFESGAPDAADQARVMLDRSQTLQDDISQMVSSIGARINLLDQVDEGHAEKSTYSKEVSNQIESLDYAGAVTQQAHVLMALQVQQQAFAKVNGLSLFNYMP, from the coding sequence ATGCGTATCAGTACCAACCAGATCCAGCTCAGCATGCTCGATAACCTGCAACATGGCTTCGGTGAATACGCCCGACTCGATCGTCAGATCTCGAGCAACAAGCGAATCCTGCAACCCTCCGACGATCCCGTCGGCAGCGTGCAGCTGCTCGGCCTGAAGAAAGAGCAGACGGCGATGGAGCAGTACCAGAAGAACATCGCCAACGCCAAGAGCCAGCTGTCACAAGGGGAGATCCAGCTCGAGACCATGACAAACATGCTGAGTCGTCTGCGCGAATTGACCCAGACGGCGGCCAACGGCTCCCTCTCGGAGGATGACCGTCGCGCCGTTGCCAGCGAAACGGCCATCATCAAGGATGGGCTGCTGGATCTGGCCAATGCCCGCAACGAGAGCGGCTCCAGCCTGTTTGGTGGTAGCCAGGTGGACAAGACTCCCATCGTCAAGGGACCCGGCGGTGACTATTCCTATCAGGGGGATGCGCTGGTGCGTGAAGTCGGCATCGCCAGAGGGGTGACGGTGGAGCTCAATCATACCGCCGACAAGCTGTTCATCCAGAACGGGGATTTCTTCAAGCAACTGGACGAGATGGTTACCGCCTTCGAGAGCGGTGCACCGGATGCTGCGGATCAGGCAAGGGTCATGCTGGATCGCAGCCAGACGCTGCAGGATGACATCAGCCAGATGGTCAGCTCCATCGGGGCGCGCATCAATCTGCTGGATCAGGTCGACGAAGGTCATGCCGAGAAGAGCACGTATAGCAAGGAAGTGAGCAATCAGATAGAGTCCCTCGATTATGCGGGCGCCGTGACCCAGCAGGCTCATGTACTGATGGCCCTGCAGGTGCAGCAACAGGCCTTCGCCAAGGTGAACGGTCTGAGCCTGTTCAATTACATGCCCTAA
- the lfgK gene encoding lateral flagellar hook-associated protein LfgK — translation MSLLNIGFSGLNAAQIALNVTAQNIANVNTVGYSRQEAMMGSLSGFGRLDNGMGVEVTGVRRITDDYLVSQHWRSRSSTGSSYAFHQYINTTEQLLGSESMNIAKGLDSFFASLNAALDSPETPAQRSQIVSSAGALANRFGQLNESLLTQEKQIDDQLGSTISQVNSYLKQVAELNTQIGEQASKGVNTSVLEDSREQIVRELSTFMEVRVNRQSDGSFSLSLPQGQPLVLAGSSSTLSLAGDTLSLHFGPQSFEVPKLQGGTLAGVLEYRTTVLRPLRTELNQIAKKLADDFNAKQGGGVDLNGDPGKPLFSYDPLNPSGTLQVADGFTGDHLAFAKAGGGNGDNRNLQELLTIKDSQYDAYSALLGRMAVQSGQAKATMEADANMEKQLATKLSGVSGVNTDEEGVKIMAYTKAYQANAKVISTSDQLFNSILNMF, via the coding sequence ATGTCGCTGCTCAATATCGGTTTTAGCGGACTCAACGCGGCTCAGATCGCGCTCAATGTCACCGCCCAGAATATCGCCAACGTCAATACCGTCGGCTACAGCCGCCAGGAGGCCATGATGGGCAGCCTGTCCGGTTTTGGTCGACTGGATAACGGCATGGGGGTGGAGGTGACCGGTGTTCGCCGGATCACCGATGATTACCTGGTGTCCCAACACTGGCGTAGCCGCTCCTCGACCGGTTCATCCTATGCGTTTCATCAGTACATCAACACCACCGAGCAACTGCTTGGCAGTGAATCGATGAATATCGCCAAGGGGCTGGACAGCTTCTTTGCCTCCCTTAATGCCGCCCTCGACAGTCCGGAGACGCCGGCGCAGCGCAGCCAGATCGTCAGCTCTGCCGGGGCGCTTGCCAATCGCTTCGGCCAGCTGAACGAGAGCCTGCTGACCCAGGAGAAGCAGATCGATGATCAACTGGGCAGCACCATCTCCCAGGTCAACAGCTACCTGAAACAGGTGGCCGAGCTGAATACCCAGATCGGCGAGCAGGCCTCCAAGGGGGTCAATACCTCGGTGCTGGAAGACAGCCGTGAGCAGATAGTGCGCGAGCTGTCGACCTTCATGGAGGTCAGGGTCAATCGGCAGAGTGACGGCTCCTTCTCCCTGAGCCTGCCTCAGGGTCAACCGCTGGTGCTGGCGGGCAGCAGCAGTACCCTCTCCCTGGCTGGTGACACCCTGAGCCTCCACTTTGGTCCGCAATCCTTCGAGGTTCCCAAGTTACAAGGGGGGACCCTGGCCGGGGTGTTGGAGTATCGCACGACTGTGTTGCGGCCCTTGCGTACCGAGTTGAATCAGATAGCGAAGAAGCTGGCGGATGATTTCAATGCCAAGCAGGGGGGCGGGGTCGATCTGAACGGCGATCCGGGTAAACCCCTGTTCAGTTACGATCCCCTCAACCCCTCGGGCACCCTGCAGGTAGCGGATGGCTTTACCGGCGATCACCTGGCCTTCGCCAAGGCGGGGGGTGGCAACGGCGATAACCGCAACTTGCAGGAGCTGCTGACCATCAAGGACAGCCAGTATGACGCCTACAGCGCCCTGCTCGGCCGCATGGCGGTGCAGAGCGGTCAGGCCAAGGCTACCATGGAGGCCGATGCCAATATGGAGAAGCAGCTGGCCACCAAGCTGAGCGGCGTCAGCGGGGTCAACACCGATGAAGAGGGGGTCAAGATCATGGCCTACACCAAGGCCTACCAGGCCAACGCCAAGGTGATCAGTACCTCGGATCAGCTTTTCAATTCCATCCTGAACATGTTCTGA
- a CDS encoding rod-binding protein — protein sequence MTKITSEPGFYQDLNELQQIKSNPDQRAALEAAAGQFEVSFLQTVLKHMRSASDAMQDEDDKLIKGEALYRDMYDSQLAMSLVKRGGMGLKEQMVNQLAPTLKNAEPVVASEQQTLAAFSQPLNSAKMRKID from the coding sequence ATGACCAAGATAACGTCAGAGCCTGGTTTCTATCAGGATCTCAATGAACTGCAGCAGATAAAGAGCAACCCGGATCAGCGCGCGGCCCTGGAGGCGGCGGCTGGCCAGTTCGAGGTGAGTTTCCTGCAAACCGTTCTCAAGCATATGCGCTCGGCCTCCGATGCCATGCAGGATGAAGATGACAAGCTCATCAAGGGAGAAGCGCTCTACCGCGACATGTACGACAGCCAGCTGGCGATGAGTCTGGTGAAGCGGGGCGGCATGGGACTGAAAGAACAGATGGTCAATCAGCTTGCCCCGACATTAAAGAATGCCGAGCCAGTGGTCGCTTCAGAACAGCAGACCCTGGCTGCCTTCAGTCAGCCTCTGAATTCGGCAAAAATGAGGAAGATTGACTGA